From the genome of Flavobacterium ovatum, one region includes:
- a CDS encoding tetratricopeptide repeat protein encodes MYRKPLLIIGLVLLLFVAFRFYFLPQFDAKDGIFSKIESNKIAYVGDVSCKECHNGQHNEWSDSHHYKSMLPPNDSTVKGDFNNITFTADGVTSRFFKKGKKFYINTQGSDGANHDFEVKYTFGFTPLQQYLIEFPGGRLQVLRTSWDVNKKKWFNQYPGEKIPAHDWLHWTGNAQNWNTMCAYCHSTNIHKNYDSEKDVYKTSYSVVNVSCESCHGPGKKHIDFVKGGDYKSGDRIEGSYLKLPKNASQADEILVCTPCHVRAGEISSKKIDSKELLDNYIPEIPSTENFFADGQIDDEDFIYTSFMQSKMYSQGVTCSNCHNPHSTKLKKVGNQTCLQCHVPATYDVQSHTNHAVGSAGALCVSCHMPGKLYMGNDLRHDHSFRVPRPDLSVKYGTPNACSNCHKDKTEKQLASAVEKWFGTKRKYHFADDLIPGSKLDANSEKHLVQLIKQATTPNIVKATAVFYLGSIQTNSSLKTLLECLHQPDAQVRYRTLRSLNNFEYSTWINNVGPLLTDKVRAVRIAAADLYIGIPVDKIPSNWTEDFALAQKELKDYLYYQTDFSTGNVMMGDYYLKLNDYANAEKYYLKGLRKDSQMNYALLNLSTIYNSQGNNDKALLALKVAAKNDSKNDRVFYNMALLYNEMNNKVEAEKAFGKAVQLESRNSRVYYNYGLLLLEKNKFQEAVAVLEKGISISPNEPDLHYALAFVYRQSNNMTKAKQSVLKLKSLAPNNPSYQELYKAMGM; translated from the coding sequence ATGTATCGCAAACCACTACTCATTATCGGACTTGTATTGCTGCTTTTTGTAGCATTTAGATTTTATTTTTTGCCTCAATTTGATGCCAAAGACGGAATTTTTTCAAAAATAGAATCCAATAAAATAGCGTATGTGGGTGATGTATCTTGCAAAGAATGTCATAACGGTCAGCATAACGAATGGTCGGATTCACACCATTATAAATCCATGTTGCCGCCCAACGATTCAACAGTAAAAGGGGACTTTAACAACATCACTTTTACCGCAGATGGTGTGACGAGCCGATTCTTCAAAAAAGGAAAAAAATTCTACATCAACACCCAAGGAAGTGATGGTGCCAATCATGATTTTGAAGTCAAATACACTTTTGGTTTTACGCCATTGCAACAATATTTAATTGAATTTCCAGGCGGACGCTTGCAAGTATTGCGCACAAGTTGGGATGTTAACAAAAAGAAGTGGTTTAACCAATATCCGGGAGAAAAAATCCCTGCACACGACTGGTTGCACTGGACAGGGAATGCACAAAACTGGAATACCATGTGTGCCTACTGCCATTCGACCAATATTCATAAAAATTATGATAGCGAAAAAGATGTTTACAAAACCAGTTATAGTGTGGTAAATGTGAGCTGCGAAAGTTGCCACGGTCCAGGCAAAAAACATATTGATTTTGTAAAAGGTGGGGATTATAAATCGGGGGATAGAATAGAAGGAAGTTATCTGAAACTTCCTAAAAACGCCAGTCAAGCCGATGAAATTTTGGTTTGTACCCCTTGTCACGTTCGGGCTGGCGAGATTAGTTCCAAGAAAATAGATAGCAAGGAATTATTGGATAATTATATTCCGGAAATTCCATCCACAGAGAACTTTTTTGCAGACGGACAAATTGACGATGAAGATTTTATATACACATCTTTTATGCAAAGTAAAATGTATAGTCAAGGTGTAACATGTAGTAATTGCCATAATCCACATTCTACTAAACTGAAAAAAGTAGGGAATCAAACTTGTTTACAGTGTCACGTTCCGGCTACTTATGATGTGCAATCTCATACCAATCATGCTGTTGGTAGTGCAGGTGCTTTGTGCGTAAGTTGTCACATGCCGGGTAAATTGTACATGGGGAATGATTTGCGTCACGACCACAGTTTTAGAGTGCCACGACCAGATTTATCGGTAAAATATGGTACGCCAAATGCGTGTAGTAATTGCCACAAAGACAAAACCGAAAAGCAACTTGCTAGTGCGGTTGAAAAATGGTTTGGAACCAAAAGAAAATACCACTTTGCCGATGATTTAATCCCCGGAAGCAAGCTGGACGCCAATAGCGAAAAACATTTGGTACAATTAATTAAACAAGCGACAACTCCAAATATTGTGAAAGCTACAGCTGTTTTTTATTTAGGAAGCATTCAGACCAATTCGAGTTTAAAAACGCTTTTGGAATGTTTGCATCAACCCGATGCACAAGTTCGTTATCGAACGTTACGAAGCTTAAATAATTTTGAATATTCGACTTGGATTAATAATGTTGGCCCATTATTGACAGATAAAGTTCGAGCCGTGAGAATTGCTGCTGCCGATTTGTATATTGGGATTCCCGTTGATAAAATCCCGTCGAATTGGACTGAAGATTTTGCGCTTGCGCAAAAAGAACTCAAAGATTATCTCTACTATCAAACCGATTTTTCTACAGGAAATGTAATGATGGGCGACTACTATTTAAAGTTGAATGATTATGCGAATGCAGAGAAATATTATTTGAAAGGTTTACGAAAAGACAGTCAGATGAATTATGCTTTGTTGAATTTGTCTACTATATATAATTCGCAAGGAAACAACGATAAAGCATTATTGGCATTGAAAGTAGCGGCTAAAAACGATTCCAAAAATGACCGCGTTTTTTACAATATGGCGTTGTTGTACAATGAAATGAATAATAAAGTTGAAGCCGAAAAAGCATTTGGAAAAGCGGTACAATTAGAATCAAGAAATTCAAGAGTTTACTATAACTATGGATTGCTTTTACTCGAAAAAAATAAGTTTCAAGAGGCAGTTGCCGTGCTTGAAAAAGGGATTTCTATAAGTCCCAATGAACCCGATTTGCATTACGCACTAGCATTTGTTTACCGTCAAAGTAATAATATGACCAAAGCAAAACAATCGGTTTTGAAGTTAAAATCACTAGCACCCAATAATCCTAGTTATCAGGAATTATATAAAGCAATGGGTATGTAA